The Bifidobacterium bifidum ATCC 29521 = JCM 1255 = DSM 20456 region GAACCGCGTGAGGTCGGCGGTGAACTTGGCGAGGCTCGCCTCGCTGCTGTAGAGCATGTGCCCGGCCGGGTAGTAGGCGAAGGCCACGTTGCGGCGCAGCGGCTTCGGCAGCATCAGGTGATCGATGTCGTATTCGGTCTGGAAGAACGGCGTGCACAGGTCGTAGACGCCGTTGCCGAGCAGCACCTTCATGGTCGGCTGGTGCGCGATGGCCGCGGCCAGATCGGGCAGCACGTTCGGTTGGGTCATGACCCAGCCCGATTCGCCGGGCATCCGGTGCCACCACATCCAGCCCTTGCCCGGCTCGGTGGCGTTCCAGTCGAAGTCGGCGAAGCCCTTGCGCTCCGGCACGCGGTCCCAGCCGAGCTCATCGCGCAGATAGGCGTTGCACAGGCTCGAATACGCGGGGTCGAGCCAGGCGTCGTCGACGACGAACGTCTCCTCGTCGTTCATGCGGTCGAGGTCGTAGCCGGCGACGCGGCCATCGTAGCGTCCGACGATCTTGTCTTCGTCATGCAGCAGCGCCTTGCGGAACCTCGGGTCGGACACGCGCAGATTGGAATCGTAGACATACCGCTCGTCCAGTCCGGTCAGCTCGGCGTATCGGCGTGCGACCTTATGCCGGGTCTCGTCGTCAAGCGAGTCCCCGGCGGCCAGGGCGAGACGCAGCGGCCCCGCGGCGAAGGCACGGGCGGCCTTCAGATGCTCGTCGAGCTTGACGTCCGACGCGGCTCGGCCGTGATATTTCGCCACGGACGCATAGGACGGGAAATATCCGACGTAGAATTCGTCGATCAGGTCGGACGTGAACGTGTAGTCGAGCACGTTGGAGATGAGCGTCAGTCCGTTCAGCGCCACACCGTCCTGCTGAAGCCGGTATGCGAGCGCCGCGCCGCGCGTGGTGCCGTAGGATTCGCCGAGCACGTATTTGGGCGAGTTCCAGCGGTGGTGTTTGCTCAGGTACGCCCTGATGAACGCGCTGAAGCCGGCGACATCGCCGTCCACCGACCACAGTTCCGGCTTGGCCGCGTCGAGGATCTCGGAGAATCCGGCGCCGGCCGCGTCGATGAACACGAGGTCGGAGACGGGCAGCAGCGTGTGCGCGTTGTCCACGAGCGCGTAGGGGGCGGCCGGCACCGGAGCGGCGTCGGGGACGTTGATGCGCTTCGGGGCGATCGAACCCATGAGCAGGAACGTGGTGGATGAGCCCGGGCCTCCGTTGAAGATGAACGTGACCGGTCGGGCCGGGTCTGTCTTGCCTTCGCCGTTTACGAGGTCGAACGCGGTGAAGAAGATGCTCGCGGCCTTGGGTACCTTCGGTGTGTCGATGAGTATCGTGCCGACGGTCGCCGCATAGTCGAGTTCGCCGCCATTGACGGTGATGCTGTGTCTGGTGGTGTGCTCGCATGCCTCCGGCAGCTGCTTGCCCTGGGCGGGTGCCGCCGCGACGGGTCCGGCGTTGCCGACGTTCTGGGTGTTCTGGGTGTTCGTGTCGCTCATATCTGTCGCTCCT contains the following coding sequences:
- a CDS encoding S10 family peptidase, whose translation is MSDTNTQNTQNVGNAGPVAAAPAQGKQLPEACEHTTRHSITVNGGELDYAATVGTILIDTPKVPKAASIFFTAFDLVNGEGKTDPARPVTFIFNGGPGSSTTFLLMGSIAPKRINVPDAAPVPAAPYALVDNAHTLLPVSDLVFIDAAGAGFSEILDAAKPELWSVDGDVAGFSAFIRAYLSKHHRWNSPKYVLGESYGTTRGAALAYRLQQDGVALNGLTLISNVLDYTFTSDLIDEFYVGYFPSYASVAKYHGRAASDVKLDEHLKAARAFAAGPLRLALAAGDSLDDETRHKVARRYAELTGLDERYVYDSNLRVSDPRFRKALLHDEDKIVGRYDGRVAGYDLDRMNDEETFVVDDAWLDPAYSSLCNAYLRDELGWDRVPERKGFADFDWNATEPGKGWMWWHRMPGESGWVMTQPNVLPDLAAAIAHQPTMKVLLGNGVYDLCTPFFQTEYDIDHLMLPKPLRRNVAFAYYPAGHMLYSSEASLAKFTADLTRFYASDVSGLSAIDERPAAVVPSISL